The genomic DNA ACCAATACCTACAATTTCTCCTAAAAGTGGCCCAGCTAAAATTTCAATTACATAATCTTCTAAATTATCTTCTGGGTTTACAGATATTTCAATTGCTTGGCCTGCAATAATACTTTCAGATTTGTTTTCTGGTCGCAAACCACTTACTATCGGACAAGCAATCGTACCTTCTGGATAGAAAATATCATTTACGATTCCACCATCTGTACCATCTTCTGCTTCATAGTTTTCACCACCTGGTATTACAATATCTGGATTGGTACTATAATACAGAATACCGGCTTCACCAGCTACCAAATCGGTTACAATTTTCACATTATTGTCAGAACTGGTAAAGATTACACCGCCACCACCGCCGCCACCAGGACCATGGTAATCATTCAATCTTTTAGCATTGTCTACATTACCACCATCTCCACCAGTTGCAAAAAGTCTTAATTCATTTTGGACTTGTTCAGCAAAAACAGCAATAGTTCCACCTGCTCCACCGCCGCCTGCACCATCGTTTTCGGCTATATCTGTAACAGTCTGGCCATTAGCACTTATTCTGTTACCATTGTGTATTAATGCTTTTGAAGAAACTATTACTAAACCTCCACCATTACCTCCGAAAGAACTAACACCATCTGAGTTTTGTGTAGATCTGTTTTGATGACCACCACCACCTCCACTTCCTAAAAATAAGCGATATTGTGAAAGAGGATAGCTAAAGCCAATACCACCAATACCACCTACATTTGGCGATGAAGTACCACAACCTTTTGCCTGTTTACCACCAATACCACCAGTACCAAAATTAGCTCCACCACCACCGCCAGTATTATGGTTGTTTCCACCACCTCCACCAGTTGCTAATGGCCCTCTCCCGCTGTCATTATAACTATATGCGACAATTGATTCTCCTTTTCGACCGCCGTTGCCATCATTAAAGTGAGAGAAATAATCTGAATAGCCACAAATTACATCTGAAGAAGTCGAATAATCTCCACCCTTAAAACCAATAGCATTGCCATTTATATTTGCACTCAAGGTAATGGTATCAGTTGCCTCTAAAAAAATAACTCCACCTTTTTCTCCATTCCATTCCCTACCCGTAATTTCAGATGTAACTTTTAAACTTTTGTAAGAAGAAATTCCAACGACTTGTACAACATCGTTTACATTATAATTTCTTATAAGTTCATTTTGTAGAAATATAGTATCGTGATATACTGCTTGTACACTAGCAAATTCGTAAATACCTGCATTGCCAAAATCATCAATAGCACCATAACCTGAATTGTTAAGCGTATCGATGCTGGCTCCTTTCATTTGAATGATTAATACCCTGTCATTCGCATTAAAACCACTGGTACTATCGCAAACGATGGTACAACCTCCCAAAATGTTTTTTACAGAAGCATAGGAATTAACTAAACCACCAATTTCATTTTGCGAATATAGATTAAAGGAGATACCCAAGATGGGCAGAATGAAGCTTGCCTTTAAAAATATATAACATAAAAATCTAGACATAACTATTAAAAAATAAGCTTATCACTTAGGTATTTAATAGATTTTCTAACTATTTATTGTTAACATTTATTTATTATTAATCGACATTAGTTTTATTAAGGATTGTGTATATAAATTTTGCTGAAAATATATTTCACATCTAAAAATCAGCCTCTGTTAGCTTCATATATTAGTATTATTAATTCTACGAAAAGTTATATTGATGGATTTTAAATGTAACTTTTACTGAAATTCATTATAATTTATACTATTTTCGATGAGCTTAATTTAACTTTAAATTTGTTTTAAAATTCAATATTTATATTTAATATAGACAAATTTTGTTACTCATTAACATTTTCTTAATGAGAGCAAATTGCAGTTTTATCAGTGAATAGGTTATAATATGGAAAAAATCATCTTTCTGCAGGATTCTGATAGAGATCTGCAATTAATCAAAGACATTCTTATAAGAAATGATAATTATGTTGAAATTATACTTTGCTCAGATGAAGTAAGCTTTAAAGAACTCCTCGTACAATCTGCCCCAGATTTTATTGTCTCTGATTATTACATGCAAAAAATGAATGGTAATGAAGCTTTAATGTTAGCAAAGCAAATTAATCCTTGGATACCATTTATATTTCTATCAAATAAAATTGTAGAAGACTATGTAAGTGA from Chondrinema litorale includes the following:
- a CDS encoding gliding motility-associated C-terminal domain-containing protein; the protein is MSRFLCYIFLKASFILPILGISFNLYSQNEIGGLVNSYASVKNILGGCTIVCDSTSGFNANDRVLIIQMKGASIDTLNNSGYGAIDDFGNAGIYEFASVQAVYHDTIFLQNELIRNYNVNDVVQVVGISSYKSLKVTSEITGREWNGEKGGVIFLEATDTITLSANINGNAIGFKGGDYSTSSDVICGYSDYFSHFNDGNGGRKGESIVAYSYNDSGRGPLATGGGGGNNHNTGGGGGANFGTGGIGGKQAKGCGTSSPNVGGIGGIGFSYPLSQYRLFLGSGGGGGHQNRSTQNSDGVSSFGGNGGGLVIVSSKALIHNGNRISANGQTVTDIAENDGAGGGGAGGTIAVFAEQVQNELRLFATGGDGGNVDNAKRLNDYHGPGGGGGGGVIFTSSDNNVKIVTDLVAGEAGILYYSTNPDIVIPGGENYEAEDGTDGGIVNDIFYPEGTIACPIVSGLRPENKSESIIAGQAIEISVNPEDNLEDYVIEILAGPLLGEIVGIGDSTVAYASEPGVTGKDSIEYSLCTVEEPIVCNSAWIYIELIPDDRLVDAIDDEVTIVDSPANVSENDLFDTPIIYSIVTPPKHGNFGLSTSGTLTYSPNEGYDVPDTLTYSICTIELPERCDTATVLINTALTNYPPIAYIDSVLTEKDEVVNISPLANDIDTDGDSIFILSTTNSSHGQVEVIGDVVIYTPEANFIGRDTIEYIIQDTGDPSYKGTGIIIIEVVEIIELFIPTGISPNGDGLNEFLIIEGLEFLSDNTLRIFNRWGEEVYNSSPYQNNWDGKNNEGNPLPDGTYFYVVTSENIKNNYSGYVIIHR
- a CDS encoding response regulator transcription factor, yielding MEKIIFLQDSDRDLQLIKDILIRNDNYVEIILCSDEVSFKELLVQSAPDFIVSDYYMQKMNGNEALMLAKQINPWIPFIFLSNKIVEDYVSETALSNADGYLLRDNIEYLPNILKIGRHNCSKSKKIQTQYHDLMQLSESVDLHGMMLKKIKDKINKMQTQDLIHLEKLMDNIKNERRTKKGA